In Antennarius striatus isolate MH-2024 chromosome 8, ASM4005453v1, whole genome shotgun sequence, a single window of DNA contains:
- the LOC137600288 gene encoding rho-related GTP-binding protein RhoU-like isoform X1 gives MLPQDVGKQKPRRVSEPVCGGQAPPVPPLRLMSRQFPLTVKRRRSGSAPERRVNCVLVGDGEVGKTSLIVSYTTNGYPTEYVPTAFDNFTVMVVVDGKPVRMQLCDTAGQKWGLVDGSINDELDQLRPLCYKNADVFLLCYSVVRPCSFRNLITRWVPEIHQLCPGVPLVLVGTQLDLREDVQVLIHLAQNQQRPVTTGEGLQLAQELGAVSFAECSALTQKNLKDAFDSAILASIQQTDSCGLQQQRLTLRRKTPDKIRSLSETWWRKISCLMGERSCDLK, from the exons ATGCTTCCTCAGGATGTCGGGAAACAGAAGCCGCGACGCGTGTCGGAACCGGTGTGCGGCGGTCAGGCTCCTCCGGTCCCGCCTCTGCGGCTGATGAGCCGCCAGTTCCCTCTCACCGTGAAGCGCAGGCGCTCCGGATCCGCCCCGGAGCGCAGGGTGAACTGCGTCCTGGTGGGAGACGGAGAGGTGGGCAAGACCAGCCTCATCGTCAGCTACACCACCAACGGATACCCGACGGAGTACGTCCCCACGGCGTTTGACAACTTTACCG tgatggtggtggttgATGGGAAACCAGTGAGGATGCAGCTCTGCGACACGGCCGGACAG AAATGGGGGCTGGTGGATGGTTCGATCAAC GACGAGCTGGACCAACTTCGCCCTCTGTGCTACAAGAACGCCgatgtcttcctcctctgctacAGCGTGGTCCGCCCCTGCTCCTTCCGCAACCTGATCACCAGGTGGGTTCCAGAGATCCACCAGCTGTGTCCCGGGGTGCCCCTGGTCCTCGTCGGCACCCAGCTGGACCTGAGGGAGGACGTCCAGGTGCTGATCCACCTGGCACAGAACCAGCAGCGGCCGGTGACTACCGGCGAGGGCCTGCAGCTCGCCCAGGAGCTGGGGGCGGTGAGCTTCGCCGAATGCTCGGCGCTGACCCAGAAGAACCTGAAGGATGCGTTTGATTCGGCCATCTTGGCCAGCATCCAGCAGACGGACAGCTGcggcctccagcagcagaggcTGACGCTGAGGAGGAAGACGCCCGATAAGATCAGGAGCCTCTCGGAGACCTGGTGGAGGAAGATCAGCTGCCTGATGGGGGAGCGGAGCTGTGACCTCAAGTGA
- the LOC137600288 gene encoding rho-related GTP-binding protein RhoU-like isoform X2, translating to MLPQDVGKQKPRRVSEPVCGGQAPPVPPLRLMSRQFPLTVKRRRSGSAPERRVNCVLVGDGEVGKTSLIVSYTTNGYPTEYVPTAFDNFTVMVVVDGKPVRMQLCDTAGQDELDQLRPLCYKNADVFLLCYSVVRPCSFRNLITRWVPEIHQLCPGVPLVLVGTQLDLREDVQVLIHLAQNQQRPVTTGEGLQLAQELGAVSFAECSALTQKNLKDAFDSAILASIQQTDSCGLQQQRLTLRRKTPDKIRSLSETWWRKISCLMGERSCDLK from the exons ATGCTTCCTCAGGATGTCGGGAAACAGAAGCCGCGACGCGTGTCGGAACCGGTGTGCGGCGGTCAGGCTCCTCCGGTCCCGCCTCTGCGGCTGATGAGCCGCCAGTTCCCTCTCACCGTGAAGCGCAGGCGCTCCGGATCCGCCCCGGAGCGCAGGGTGAACTGCGTCCTGGTGGGAGACGGAGAGGTGGGCAAGACCAGCCTCATCGTCAGCTACACCACCAACGGATACCCGACGGAGTACGTCCCCACGGCGTTTGACAACTTTACCG tgatggtggtggttgATGGGAAACCAGTGAGGATGCAGCTCTGCGACACGGCCGGACAG GACGAGCTGGACCAACTTCGCCCTCTGTGCTACAAGAACGCCgatgtcttcctcctctgctacAGCGTGGTCCGCCCCTGCTCCTTCCGCAACCTGATCACCAGGTGGGTTCCAGAGATCCACCAGCTGTGTCCCGGGGTGCCCCTGGTCCTCGTCGGCACCCAGCTGGACCTGAGGGAGGACGTCCAGGTGCTGATCCACCTGGCACAGAACCAGCAGCGGCCGGTGACTACCGGCGAGGGCCTGCAGCTCGCCCAGGAGCTGGGGGCGGTGAGCTTCGCCGAATGCTCGGCGCTGACCCAGAAGAACCTGAAGGATGCGTTTGATTCGGCCATCTTGGCCAGCATCCAGCAGACGGACAGCTGcggcctccagcagcagaggcTGACGCTGAGGAGGAAGACGCCCGATAAGATCAGGAGCCTCTCGGAGACCTGGTGGAGGAAGATCAGCTGCCTGATGGGGGAGCGGAGCTGTGACCTCAAGTGA